The stretch of DNA TGGTCGACGCGGTGAGCGGAGGCGGGGCGCCGCCGCCGGCCGCCGCCGCCGGCGATGCGACGGCGACCAAGTTCTGCATCGCGTGCGGCAAGGCGATTCCCAGGAGTTCCAAGTTCTGTCCGGAGTGCGGCGGCACGCAGGGCTGACCTGGCATGCCAGCGCCCACTGCCAACTGCCCGAATTGCGGGGCCGCCATTCGCTTCGAGTGGTCGCGCGCCGTGCAGACCACCTGCCCCTACTGCGGGTCGGTTCTGGTGCGCGGCGACGTGGATCTGAAGACGGTGGGCAAGGTGGGGGACTTTCCGGCCACGAGTTCTCCGCTCCAGCTCGGGGCCACCGGTGTCGTGCACCATCACCGGTTCACCGTCGTGGGGCGCGTGGTCTACGAGTACGAGCGGGGCTCGTGGAACGCGTGGCATGTCCACCTGGACGACGAGAGCGGCGGATGGCTGAGCGACGCGGGGGGGGAGTACGCGTTCTCCCAGGAAGCCCCGAGCCACGACATCCCGGCGCCCGACCATCTGCATCCGGGCGCGAACTTTCCGTGGGAGAAGCGCATCTACAAGGTCATGTCGGTGACCACCGCGCGCTATGGCGCGGCGGAGGGTGAGCTGCCGTTCACCACGTGGGATCGCCGGGAGGCCACGCACGCCATGCTCGACGCGAACGACGGTCATTTCGCGACGATCGACTACCGCGAGTCACCGCCCACGCTGTACCTGGGCGAATGGACGTCGTTCGAGGCGCTGCAATTGGATGGCCTGCGCGAGGTGGCCGGATGGCCGCGCCCAGCCTAGCCGGCCTCAATTGCCCGAACTGCGGCGCCGCGATCACGATCCGCGCGCTCCAGCAGACGCAGACCGTGGTGTGCGCCGCCTGCCACGCCGTGCTCGACGCCAAGGACCAGCAGTTGAGCGTGCTGCAGGCGTATCAAGCGCAGATGACGTTTTCCCCGGACATCCCGCTGGGCACGCGCGGCACGCTGCGGGGGGACGCGTACGAGGTGAGCGGCTTCCAGGTGCGGAGCGTCCGCCACAACGAGGTCGAGTACTTCTGGCGCGAGTACACGCTGTGGAATCCGTACAAGGGCTACCGGTACCTCATGGAGTACAACGGCCACTGGTGCGATTTCGCCGCGTCGCGTATCGCGCCGTCGGAGATGGTGAGCGGCCGCCAACCGTACGTGACCTACCAGGGCGAGCTCTTCCGCCACTTCCGCACGACCACGGTGACCACCGTGTTCATTCTCGGAGAATTTCCCTGGCAGATCCGGAGCGGGGACCGCGTCACGTCGCGCGATTTCGTAGCGCCGCCGCGCATGCTCTCGGAAGAGGTCTCACCCGACGCCACGGGGTGGTGGGTGGGCGCGTATCTGCCGGCCGCGGTGGTCTGGCATGCGTTCGCGCTGCCGGGAGCGGCACCGCAGGCCACGGGGATCTTTCCCTGCGAGCCCAATACCGACGCGCCGCGTGCGCGCGCCGGCCGCGTACGCGCGCTCTGGTTGGCGGTGCCGGTGGCGGCGGCACTGTTGGCGCGCGCGCTGTTCGCTGCGCCGAACACGGTGTTGGGACAGCGCTGGCCATACCTCGTCCTGCTCGCATTGCTCGCACTGTTCGCGGTGCCGGCGATCGTCGACGGCATGCGGGCGTCGGCGTTCGAGCGCGCGCGGTGGTCGGACAGCGATTACGCGGCCGACAACACGGACTGAATCGCATCTTGTGTTCTCGCGCAGAAACGACAATTGTTCTGGCGTGTGACGCGCGTTTGCACATCACGCGCGGTGCGTCGTCATCCTGGGATCGTCATGCTTCCGGGAGCATGATGCGTAGACGGATCGGCTGCGGGGGCCGGCTCGCTCTGCGCGAGATCCGCAAGCAGCCCCGCGGCAACGCGACATCGCTTGCGGATCTCGACCCAGTGATGCGCGCCCCCTGACAGGCCCTCGAAGCGGGTGCATCTTTGGGCGCGCCGGCGGGCACACAGGGCGCGTGGAGGCATGGCGTGACCGAATCAGACGCGGCGCCCGGCACGGCAGGGCCAGCCCTGGCCCGCCGGTTGGGCGTGTTCGACGCGACGATGATCGTGATGGGCGGAATCGTCGGCGCCGGGATCTTCATCAATCCGTACGTCGTCGCACGCCAGGTGCACACGCCGGCGCTCATCCTCGGCGCGTGGGCCGCGGGCGGGTTGATCGCGCTCGCCGGCGCGTTCGTGTACGCCGAGCTGGCGCAGCTCCGGCCGCAGGTGGGCGGACAATACGCCTATCTGCGCGACGCCTTCCATCCGATGGTGGCGTTCCTGTACGGAT from Gemmatimonadaceae bacterium encodes:
- a CDS encoding DUF4178 domain-containing protein, coding for MPAPTANCPNCGAAIRFEWSRAVQTTCPYCGSVLVRGDVDLKTVGKVGDFPATSSPLQLGATGVVHHHRFTVVGRVVYEYERGSWNAWHVHLDDESGGWLSDAGGEYAFSQEAPSHDIPAPDHLHPGANFPWEKRIYKVMSVTTARYGAAEGELPFTTWDRREATHAMLDANDGHFATIDYRESPPTLYLGEWTSFEALQLDGLREVAGWPRPA
- a CDS encoding DUF4178 domain-containing protein — translated: MAAPSLAGLNCPNCGAAITIRALQQTQTVVCAACHAVLDAKDQQLSVLQAYQAQMTFSPDIPLGTRGTLRGDAYEVSGFQVRSVRHNEVEYFWREYTLWNPYKGYRYLMEYNGHWCDFAASRIAPSEMVSGRQPYVTYQGELFRHFRTTTVTTVFILGEFPWQIRSGDRVTSRDFVAPPRMLSEEVSPDATGWWVGAYLPAAVVWHAFALPGAAPQATGIFPCEPNTDAPRARAGRVRALWLAVPVAAALLARALFAAPNTVLGQRWPYLVLLALLALFAVPAIVDGMRASAFERARWSDSDYAADNTD